In Nicotiana tabacum cultivar K326 chromosome 21, ASM71507v2, whole genome shotgun sequence, one DNA window encodes the following:
- the LOC107765855 gene encoding uncharacterized protein LOC107765855, which yields MAEYDEEENLFADIDEYIEDTNAIVPLRVDAATFKVEHGLILMLKAEGFFRNSTDDDPTQHHRNFLGVCAMHKQNNVSDDALRLMVFKYSLVGEARKWIQNLPPHSIHSWPELVHAFLAKWFPQRRKSELKDKIFFFKQLPGEHLHEAWDWFKQYLVRLPNHGFPDKIMSEKFYMGLDPLNQSIAKNVADGSFMDKTFTRITQILGKMAEYNQAWHSENTMGGIAYGTPSLTNMIKENQERDQVIIGLATNINVLTKMFTENQTKKVNNVEDVQPWSTEDYEEANYVHNSQGGYLQQNQWRPNPQGQGHQQWRNDQGGSSQGENEQIIGVDDLEQEVEAQVEVQVVVEVEKLPKSVKVQEENHEKVKRKEAPTSLAQIPRPSPPFPQRLARRVDDSKFEKFYDILKQLSVNIPFVEAFQEMSGFAKYLKDLITKKRTTKNDVTHRVSPIIATTIVEKKEHPGAFTIPCTIGLRDFARALSSGVKHVETYKHEIANGRSFNQKTSGIIDDVLVKVEKFLFSDDFVILDCAVDKEIPIFLGRPFFATGTALMDSERNKIKFRVNDEEVTFQERRGMKLPYAYEGISVIDVVDEVEDSSEMKMEEECLGEALAEILVNGENMEGYMESMNALEGRESYTYAPKKLSLDLENRAIPPAKP from the exons atggcagagtatgacgAAGAAGAAAATCTGTTTGCGGATATAGATGAGTACATCGAGGACACAAATGCCATTGTCCCTCTGCGAGTTGACGCTGCTACCTTCAAGGTGGAACATGGTCTGATCCTAATGCTTAAAGCAGAGGGATTTTTTAGGAATTCTACCGATGATGATCCAACACAACATCATAGAAACTTCTTGGGTGTGTGTGCGATGCACAAACAGAACAACGTGTCAGATGATGCCCTAAGACTGATGGTATTCAAGTACTCACTAGTTGGAGAGGCAAGAAAATGGATCCAAAATCTTCCACCTCACTCCATTCACTCTTGGCCTGAACTAGTTCATGCTTTCTTAGCCAAATGGTTCCCACAAAGAAGGAAATCCGAGCTCaaggataaaattttctttttcaagcaacTACCGGGAGAACACCTACATGAGGCATGGGATTGGTTCAAGCAATACCTAGTAAGGTTGCCTAATCATGGTTTTCCGGACAAAATCATGTCAGAAAAGTTTTACATGGGTTTGGATCCGTTGAACCAATCCATAGCAAAGAATGTTGCGGATGGGTCTTTTATGGATAAAACATTCACAAGGATCACACAAATTCTCGGCAAGATGGCAGAATACAATCAAGCTTGGCACTCAGAAAATACCATGGGTGGAATTGCATACGGTACTCCCTCTTTGACCAACATGATTAAGGAGAATCAAGAGAGAGATCAAGTAATTATCGGTCTTGCCACAAACATTAATGTGTTAACCAAGATGTTCACTGAAAACCAAACTAAAAAGGTAAACAATGTGGAAGATGTGCAACCCTGGTCAACCGAAGATTACGAGGAGGCGAATTATGTCCATAATTCTCAAGGTGGTTATCTCcaacaaaatcaatggaggccTAACCCACAAGGGCAAGGCCATCAACAGTGGCGCAATGATCAAGGTGGATCAAGTCAAG GAGAAAACGAGCAAATTATTGGagtagatgatcttgagcaagagGTTGAAGCACAAGTTGAAGTGCaggttgttgttgaagttgaaaagCTCCCAAAAAGTGTAAAAGTCCAAGAAGAAAATCATGAAAAGGTAAAGAGGAAAGAGGCACCAACATCTCTAGCACAAATTCCTAGACCTTCCCCTCCGTTCCCTCAAAGACTTGCTAGGAGGGTTGATGATAGCAAATTCGAGAAATTTTATGACATTCTCAAGCAATTGTCGGTGAACATACCATTTGTGGAAGCCTTTcaagagatgtcgggttttgctaaATACTTAAAGGACTTGATAACCAAGAAAAGAACCACCAAGAATGATGTTACTCACCGGGTTAGCCCCATTATTGCAACAACCATCGTTGAAAAGAAAGAACACCCGGGAGCATTCACCATTCCGTGCACTATTGGCCTGCGAGATTTTGCAAGGGCTCTTT CAAGCGGGGTTAAGCATGTCGAGACCTACAagcatgagattgcaaatggacGATCATTCAATCAAAAGACCAGTgggattattgatgatgtctTAGTGAAAGTGGAAAAGTTCCTCTTTTCGGACGATTTTGTGATCCTTGACTGTGCCGTTGACAAAGAAATCCCTATCTTCTTGGGGAGGCCATTCTTTGCTACCGGAACAGCACTTATGGATTCAGAACGAAACAAAATCAAGTTCCGAGTTAATGATGAAGAAGTCACCTTCCAAGAAAGAAGGGGTATGAAGTTGCCATATGCATATGAAGGCATCTCAGTCATTGATGTTGTTGATGAGGTAGAGGACTCAAGtgaaatgaaaatggaagaagaatGCCTAGGTGAGGCTTTGGCGGAGATATTGGTAAATGGTGAAAACATGGAGGGGTACATGGAATCAATGAATGCATTAGAAGGACGTGAGTCTTACACTTACGCACCAAAGAAGCTTTCTCTTGACTTAGAGAATAGAGCCATTCCCCCAGCAAAGCCTTGA